The window CCGCACGATCGGCTCCCGAGACGCGACTTCGATCGCTCCCCAGTCGCCTTCGAGTTGGTAGACGGCCCCGAGTTGTCGCAGCGCATCGATCCCGCCCCAGTCCTGCTCACCGCTGGCATCCACTGCCGGCCTGATGCTGCTCTGGCGGGTCCAGGTGAGCTCCTGAACCGCAGGAAACTCGATCACGGCCTTACGGAAGCAGGCAACCTCACCTTCGAGTGGGTCCCGGCATGACGGATGGGCCCACCCGATCATGAGGTCCAGCGTGATGTTCAGTCGGCCTGGTGTTGCCTGGATCTCCAGGACGAAGCTGTCCTCCAGGCTGGTGCCGTCGAAGCCAGGGAAGCTCGTGTAGTGAATCGGTTCTGCCATGAGTTCCTCCCGGACAGGGGCCCATCGGGGCGCCGTCCATAGGTCAAGGACGGCGCCCTCGGTTGGGCACAGGATTTAACCAGGTGGCCTCATCCTTATCAGGTCGATCATGCGGCGCCGCCGACGTCGACCAACCTGCTCCGCGCCTCAGTCGATCGTCCACCGAGGTCCGGCGCCGACCGCCGCTGTTCGTGCTTGTTGGTGTCAGCCGCTGGTGCCAGCGACCGTACGCGGTCTTGACACAGGCTCCCTTTCGACTCCAGCGCCACAACGAGACCTCAGGCGCTGATTGGAGTGCCCCGCAAGCCAGCCCTCCGCAGCATCTTCAGTCGGTGACGGTTACCCCGTCCCCCGTGGGGCACTCGCTCCACGAAGTGCACATAAAGGGCAAAGCGGAGGTATCGGAATGACGACACAACCCCGGCCCGACATGGCAACGCATCCCGACATCCTCGCGATGCGTAATCGGCACGAGATGGCCGAGCATGTCGCGACAACTCCGAAGGCACAGGCCGTCGAGGCCATGGCCCTGATCACAGGCCTCTACCTGGCGGCTTCACCGTGGATCGCGGGTTTCAACGAGTTCTCCACCCTGGCGGTCAACAATCTGATCGTCGGCATCGCGTACGCCGTGATCATGAGCGGCGGCTTCGGCCGGGCATACGAGCGGTCGCACAGCATGGCGTGGGCCGCTTGCGCACTCAGCGTGTGGACGATCTTTGCGCCGTGGGTGGTGGCAGGCGACGTCAGCACCACCAGGACCATCGTCAACAACATCATCGTCGGCGTGATCGCACTACTGCTGGCCCTCATTGCCGCTGCAGCTGCCCGCCGGGTGGATCAGGCGTCCGGCGACCGCTCGTCCACGCACAGGTGATCGCCGCCATCCTCCGAAGACCGGCACTCATCACGAGTGTCAGCCCCCCGCCGACGGGGCTGTGTCGCGTCGGCGGGCACTGATCGACGTTGAGCCGGTAGTGGCACAATGCAGAAGGGAATGACGATGGAAGCATCTGAACTGGAGACCAAGGTCCAAACGCTGGAGACGGCTCTTGCGGTGCAAGAAGCAGCCATGGCCGGGGCTCAAGCCACTCAGGCAGCGACTCAAGCAGGAATGACCACAACTTTCGCCGCCACTCAGAGCGGCACCTGGGCAGTGATGGGCGTCGGCAGCGTCGCACTGCTGGCGGGCATTTTCCTCGGTGTGGGGATCGCCAAGCACTGACGGGCCTGGCCCTGAGTTCGGTCGGACTGAGGGTGATGAGGAAGCTCTCCTGACGGTTCCCCAATCTCCGTCCCTGCTTTGCCACCCACCTTCACCCACCACTCACCCCAGCTTCCGTCCCGTCCGCCGTCGACCCACACACCGTGGAGCGGGCGTGGTCCAGGGCGTCAAGGTGGAGCGCGCCACTGTACGAACGACCTTGACGCCCTGGACCGCGACTGCTCGGCTCTGCCTGGGTCGATGGCAGGCGGGATGGGAGCTCCCCGCGCACGCCACCAATCGGCCGGCACTGGCGAACGGCGCCCCCGCCATCTCGGAGCCTGAGCGCCCCCGCCGGAGGCATGTCTTTGACCCGCGGGTGACTTCCTCGCTTCTGCCCGCATGCACGTAGCGCGCCGCCGGGCGCGGCCAGCCGGGGCGCAGACAGGAGGCAGGCCGCGCCGCAGAGGCGGCGCGCGCCCGCGCCGTGCGCGGGCCTTGATGAAGTAGGGAAAGTCTTATCCCGCTGGGATGAGGGCCTTCGGTCTCGGCTACACCGCTACATCGCCCGGCGCCTGGCCGTGCTCGAGGTACACCGGGGCGCTCGCCGCTCGGGCATCGATCGCCGCGAGAATGCGTCGGGCTAGACGAGGGATCGTCCGATCCGGGATCTCGCCCGGGGCCACGAACATGACGCGCTTCAGCTCCTCGGCCTGTGGGCGGATCTCCTCCACGGCCTCCGGCGCAAGCTCGCCGCCGTCGAACAGGTACAACACCTTGTCGCCCTCGGTAGCGCTCGGCGCCCAGTCGACGGCCAGGAGGCGGCCGAGTGTCGGCGTGATGCCGAGTTCTTCCCGTACCTCGCGGCTGGCAGCCTGAAGCGGAGACTCACCGGTCTCGACGTAGCCCCCGGGGATGTCCCAGTAGTCCTTGTACGTGGGCACCACCATGAGGACGCGCCCGTCGGCATCGAAGAAAAGCGCACCCGCTGCCATA of the Streptomyces aurantiacus genome contains:
- a CDS encoding SPW repeat protein; translation: MTTQPRPDMATHPDILAMRNRHEMAEHVATTPKAQAVEAMALITGLYLAASPWIAGFNEFSTLAVNNLIVGIAYAVIMSGGFGRAYERSHSMAWAACALSVWTIFAPWVVAGDVSTTRTIVNNIIVGVIALLLALIAAAAARRVDQASGDRSSTHR
- a CDS encoding NUDIX domain-containing protein, which translates into the protein MAANEHEAKMAHPRMAAGALFFDADGRVLMVVPTYKDYWDIPGGYVETGESPLQAASREVREELGITPTLGRLLAVDWAPSATEGDKVLYLFDGGELAPEAVEEIRPQAEELKRVMFVAPGEIPDRTIPRLARRILAAIDARAASAPVYLEHGQAPGDVAV